Below is a genomic region from Actinomadura sp. NAK00032.
CTCCTCGTTCAGGTGGCGGAGCAGGCCGTAGCCGAGGCCGTTGTCCGGCAGCGTCCGGAGCCGCTCCTTGGCGTTGCGGACGGCCTCGCCCGCCGCCGGTCCGCCCGCGCGGACCTCGTCCCACGCCGCGTCGCCCGCGTCGCCCGCGTCGAGTCGGACGGGGAACATGCTGGTGAACCAGCCGACCGTCCGCGACAGGTCGAGGGCCGCGGCGCCCGGGGACGCGGGCAGGTCCTCGCGGCCGTGGCCTTCCAGGTCCACCAGGACGGCGGAGTCGCGGAGGGCGACGCCCCGGCGGCGGCGCCATTCGGTCACCGCGAGGGCCAGTCCGGCGAGCAGGACGTCGTTGACGCGGCCGTGGAACGCGGCGGGCACGCCGGTCAGCAGCGCCGATGTGGTGGCCTCGTCCAGTTCCAGGGTGAGGCTGCCGGCGGTGGCCCGGGTGTCCTGGGCGGGGTCGAGGGGGCGGTCGCCGAGGAGGGCGTCCCCGGTCCGCAGCATCTCGGTCCACAGGCCGAGTTCGGCGGTCCGCCGCGCGGTGGCGGCCTCCTCGGCGAGCCGCTGCGCCCAGCGGCGGAACGACGTGCCGGCGGGGTCGAGCCGGGCGGGCTCTCCGGTGGTGCTCGCCGCCCAGGCGGTGACGAGGTCGGGCAGCAGGATCCGCCAGGACACGCCGTCCACGACCAGGTGGTGCAGCACGACCAGCAGCCGGCCGGGCGCCTGCGCGCCCGCGTCCAGCCACACGAGCTGCGCCATCGTCCCGGACGCGGGGTCCAGGCGGCCGCGCGCGAGGCCGGCCTGCGCCGCGACGGTCTCCGCCAGGGCGGCGTCGTCCGCTCCGGCGACGTCGACCCGGTGGACGCACGCGGCGGCGTCGACGGTGCCGGGCGCGGTGATCCGCGGGTCGCCGCCGGCGGGGACGGTCATCCGGAGGGCGTCGTGGTGGTCGAGGACGGCCTGCAGCGCGCGGGTCAGGCGGTCGGTGCCCAGGCCGGGCGGGGTGCGCAGCAGGACGCTCTGGCTGAAGCCGCCGCTCGGGCCGCCGAGGCCGCGCAGCCACCGCATGATCGGGGTGGCGGGGAACGCGCCCACGCCCGCGTCCGACTCCTCGGCGGTGCCGTCCGCCCCGGTGCCGGCGGGCAGCGCCACCTGGGCGAGGGCCTCCACGGTCGGGTACCGGAAGACCTCCCGCGGCGACAGCACCAGGCCGGCCCGCCGCGCCCGCGACACCAGCCGCATCGCGATGATCGAGTCGCCGCCGAGGTCGAAGAAGCCGTCGTCGATCCCGACCCGGGCGACGCCCAGCACCTCGGCGAACAGGTCCGCCAGCAGCGCCTCGGCGGGGGTGCGCGGCGCGCGGCCCGACGCCCGCGCCGCGAAGTCGGGGGCGGGCAGCGCCGCCCGGTCGAGCTTGCCGCTCGGGTTCAGCGGCAGCGCGTCCAACGGCACCACCGCCGCCGGGACCATGTACGCGGGCAGCGTCTCGGCGGCGAACCGGCGCAGCTCGCCGGGGTCGACCGGGCCGGACGGGACGACGTAGGCGATCAGCCGCGGGGTGCCCGGCTGGTCCTCCCGGGGCACCACGACCGCCTGGCCCACCGCGGGGTGCCGGGCGAGCGCGGTCTCGATCTCGCCCGGCTCGATGCGGAAGCCGCGGATCTTCACCTGGTGGTCGAGGCGGCCCAGGTACTCGATCTGCCCGGCGCCGTTCCAGCGGGCGAGGTCGCCGGTGCGGTACATCCGCTCGCCGGGCGCGCCGAACGGGCAGGCGACGAACCGCTCGGCGGTGAGCGCGGACCGGTCCAGGTAGCCGCGGGCCAGGCCCGCGCCCGCCAGGTACAGCTCGCCGGGCACGCCGGCGGGGACGGGCCGGAGCGCGGCGTCCAGCACGTAGGCGCGGGTGTTGGCGATCGGGCCGCCGATCGGGGCGCGGCCGGCGGCGTTGCCGTCGTCGAACCAGGCCGTCGCGTAGACGGTCGCCTCGGTGGGGCCGTAGATGTTGGCGATGCGGGCGTCCGGCAGCAGGGCCCGCAGATCGTGGACGAGCTTGGCGGGCAGCGCCTCGCCGGCGAGGACGACGTCGCCCGCCTCCAGCGCCGGGGCCCCCGTCGCCAGCAGCGCCGACACCGCCGACGGCACGCCGCTGACCAGCGTCCCGGACCAGCCGCCGCGCTCGGCGACCTCCAGCAGGTCCCGGACGACCTCGATGTGGCCGCCCATGGTGAGCGGCGTCAGCCACTCGAACACCGACACGTCGAAGTTCAGCGACGTGGAGAACAGGACGCGGGCGAGCCGGCCGGGGCCGAAGTCCCGCTCCGCCCACGCGCACAGGTCGGCGGCGCCGGCGTGGGAGACGACGACGCCCTTCGGACGTCCCGTGGAACCGGAGGTGTAGATGACGTAGGCGGCGTCGGCCGGGTGCAGCGGGCGGACCCGGTCGGCGTCGGTCACGGCCGCGCCGGCGGTGTCGCCACCGGGCGGGGCGGCGAGGGAGGACGGGTCGAGTTCCAGGCGCGGCGCCGCGCCGGGCAGGTCGGCGCCCGGGGTCGTGATGACGCAGGCCGGGGACGCGTCGTCCAGCATGAACGCGATGCGGTCCGGCGGGTAGGCGAGGTCGACCGGCTGGTAGGCCGCGCCCGACTTCAGCACGGCGAGCGCCGCGACGACCAGGTTCTCGTCGCGCGGCAGGGCGAGGGCGACGAAGTCGCCGGGGCCGGCGCCGCGGGCGATCAGCCGGCGGGCGAGGCGGCCGGCGCGCTCGTCCAGCTCCCGGTAGGTGAGGGTCGTGCCGGCGTGCGTGACGGCGGGCGCGTCCGGGGTGCGGGCGGCCTGCGCCTCGAACAGCTCCGGGACGACGGCGGGCGCGACCGGCAGCGCCGTGTCGTTCCACGCGTGCAGGACGCGGGACCGCTCGGCGGCGTCCAGCAGCTCCACGTCGCGGAGCGGGGTCGCCGGGTCCACCTCCCCGAGCGTCCGCATGAAGCGCAGGTAGCGGTGCAGGTGCGCGGCGACCTCGTCCTCGGTGTAGAGGTCCGGGTGGGCCTCGAAGTCGACGCGCAGCCCGGCGCCGTCGAAGTTGTCGTAGACGTTGATGGACAGGTCGTCGACGGGCCCGGTCGTGACGGCGTGCATCCGCGCCGGCAGGCCCGCGAAGTCCAGCCGGTAGTCGAACGCCATGATGTTGATGACGGGCCCGTACAGCCGGTGCCGCTCGCCCAGCAGCTTCAGGTCGCGGACCAGGTCGTCGCGGCGGTAGCGCTGGTGCCGCAGCGCCCGCGCGGTCGCGCGGGTCGCGGCGCGGACCAGGTCGTCCACCGTCATGTCCGGGGCGACGCGGACCCGCAGCGGCAGGATCGTCGACATCATCGCCGGGGTCCGCATCGCCAGCCGGGTGGTGCGGCCGGTGACGGCGAGGCCGAGGATCACGTCCTCGGCGCCGGTCATCCGCGCCACGTACGCGGCGGTCGCGGCGATCGCGAGGCCCGGGGTCGCGGTGCGCAGCCGGCGGGCGCCCGCCGCGAGCGCGGCGCTCTCCGCCGGCGGGACGACGCCGATCATGCTCCGGTAGTCGGCGGTGGGCTCGGCGGTGCCCTCGGCCAGCGACACCGCCGCCGGGCGGTCGGCGAACCGCTCGGTCCAGTAGGCGCGGTCCCGCTCGAACCTCTCCGACGCCCGGTAGGCCTCCTCCTCGGCGAGCAGCGCCCGGTAGTCGCCCAGCTCCGCCGGGACGTACGCGCCGCCGGCGGACAGCGAAGTGTAGATCTCGGCGGCGCGGCGGCTGACCATCGGGCCGCTGAAGCCGTCCTGGATGATGTGGTGCGCGCGGATGAACCAGCGGTGCAGGTCCGGCGCGAGCCGCAGCAGGGCGGTGCTGAACAGCCGCTCGCCGTCCAGCGGCAGCGGTTCGGCCATGCGCGCGCGCATCCACGCGCGCGCGGCGGCGTCCGGGTCGGGCTCGCCGGACAGGTCCACGAGCGGGACCGACACGGAGGCGTCCGGGTCGAGGATCTGGCGGACGGCCCCGTCCGCCTCCACGAGCCGCGCGTTCATCGCGAGGCCCTCGTGCGCGCCGAGCCGCGCGACGCGGTCGAACAGCGCGTGGTCGAGCGGTCCCTCGATCTCGATGTACTGCGCGATGTGAATCGGCGTTTCCGGCGCCAGCTGCTGCGCGTACCAGACGCTCTGCTGAGCGGCCGAAAGGGGAACGTACTCGGTGGGCATCAAGCGGCACTTTCCCGGTCGAAGGGGGTTTCCTTTACGCCCGGCATCGGCACCGGCCGGGCACCGGCGGGCGGAAATTCAAAAAGCATGACCACAGAACTGATCGGGCTTGCCCCGTCCCCTTTCACCCCGAGCCTGCGCCGGGAACGCGATCGGCCCGCACTTTCCCGGAGTCAACGCCCTGTGTTCCCGCCAATACAGAGCGCCGCCGCTTTCCGCGCTCGACCGGAACCGCCCTCGACCCGTGTTCTACTCAGGAGTAGCGAGGTCACAGTCAACCAGCCTGTCACATGCCTCGCAATCCCCTCATAAGTAGAAGTTGGCCGGTCGCATTGCTAACGGGAGTGACAAAACGGCGGCCGCGCGCCGCGGGTCGCCACCGCCGCGACGCTCATCGGATGACAAAGGTTGACAACCGGATCGGCCCACACCGGTCACCCAGTGTGATCGTCAGCGGGCCGGGTACTCGTGCACGACCACCGCGGCGGCGCGCACCCCGGGGTGCCGCTGCAGGACGGCCTCGATCTCGCCCAGCTCCATCCGCACCCCGGCGATCTTGACCTGCCGGTCGACGCGCCCGAGGTACTGCAGGGTGGGCCGGTCCTCGCCGCCGGCGCCCGCCGGGAGCAGCTTGACCGCGTCGCCCGTCCGGTACAGCCGGCCCGTCGGGGACGCGGGGTCGAACGGGTCGCGGTAGAACGCCTCGCGGGTCCGCTCGTCGTTGCCGAGGTAGCCGCGCCCGACGACGACCCCGCCGACGAACAGCTCGCCGGTCTCGCCGACGTCGCAGGCCGTCCAGGCGCCCTCGTCCTCGCGCAGCACGTACAGGCGCGCGTTGACGACGGGGGTGCCGATCGGGAGGCGCAGGAGCTTCAGGTCGCCGGCCGTCACGGTGTGGTGGGTGACGTCGTCGGAGCACTCGGTGGGGCCGTAGGCGTTGAGGAGCCGGGCGTGCGGCATGGCCTCCAGCCAGCGGCGCGACAGCTCGGCGGGCAGCTCCTCGCCCGTGGCGATCATCCAGCGCAACCCCGCCAATGACCGTTGCCGGGGGGTCGTCCCCCCGGAATGAGACGAGCCGGGGGCGAGGTCGTCGAGGAGGTGCCTGACCATGGTGGGGACGAGCTCGACGACCGTGATGCCCTGCTCGTCCACGGCGCGGGCGAACGCGGCCGGGTCGTGCCCGACCTCGTCGCCGATCACGTCGACCCGGCCGCCGACCAGCAGCGGGCACAGCATCTGCCAGATCGAGATGTCGAAGCCGAGCGGGGCGGTGAAGGCGACGGCGTCCGCGCCGGTCAGCTCCAGGTCGACGATCTTCGCCCAGAGGTGGTTGAGCATGCCCTGGTGCTCGACGACGGCGCCCTTCGGCCGGCCCGTCGACCCGGAGGTGAACAGCACGTACCGGGGCTGGTCGGGGGCGGTGAGGCGGGGCTCGCCCGGCCAGGGCGCCAGGCCGCGCGCGGCGGCCGCGTCGAGGACCCGGCAGCCTGCCTCCGCGGCGCCCGCGAGCAGGGCCGGGGCGGTGCGCGGGCCGTCCACCGCGACCAGCACGGACGCGCCCGCCTGGCCGAGGACGTCGCGGACGCGCCCGGCGGGCCACGTCTCGTCCGCCGGCACGTACAGGGCGCCGACCAGCTCGATCGCCAGGAACGCGGCGATGACCTCGGCGCGGCGGCCGCCGCCGACGCCGACGACGGTGCCCGGCTCGACGCCCTCGGCCGCCAGCAGCGCGGCGAGCCGGCGGGCCTCGGCGGCCAGGTCGCCATAGGAGAGCGTGCGGCGCCCGTCGGCGACCGCCGACCGGTCCCGCTCGGCGGCGAACCGCTCCACCCGCGTGATGACCGGGTCGCCCAGGTCGACCTCCAGGTCGCGGAGCATCCCGTGCCGGGCGGCCAGCTCCCGGGCCCGCCCGGCCTCGGCCGCGGGCACGTCCAGGGCGGGCAGCCCGGCCGTGGGCAGCAGCCGGTCCGCGGCGGGTCCGCGAGCAGTCATCATTACTCTCCGTGATGTAGAACCACTCCGCTGTAACAGCAATACAAGCGGAGCCATAGCTTATGTCCGGCACCTGCCAGAAGCATCTCGCATTCCAACCTACCAACGAGTAATCAGGGGGTTGCGACGGCAACTTGCTCGCAGGTACGGTGAGGCTCCGCATGGCTCTGGCGTGAAGCCCGGCGGCGAACTCGGGGGAAGATGAGGGAATTGTTTCTTCATTTGAGGGTGGACGCGTGCCGATAATCACCTCGCCGCAGGAATTCAACGTCGACGACCTTTACGTCGATCTGCGGGCCGTTATCAAGCGGCCGCTCTACCTTAAATGCGAGGGCTTCAATTTCGCCGGCTCGGTCAAGCTGAAGGCGGCCGCCGCGATGGTCGAGGCGGCCGAGCGCGACGGCGCGCTCACCGCGGGCTCGGTGATCGTCGAGTCGTCGTCCGGCAACCTCGGGATCGCGCTCAGCCTCATCGCCGCGAGCCGCGGCCTGCGGTTCGTCTGCGTGACCGACCCGCGCTGCAACGCCGCGTCGATGCGGGTCATGCGGGCGCTCGGCGCCGAGGTCCGGGTCGTCTCCGACCGGGACGCCAACGGCGGCTACCTCGGCGGCCGGATCGCCTACGTCCGGAACCTGTGCGAATCCGACGAGCGGTACGTGTGGCTGAACCAGTACGCCAACCGCAACAACTGGCTGGCGCACTACCGCGGGACCGCGCCGGCGATCGACCGGGAGTTCCCGGACCTGGAGGTTCTCTTCGTCGGCGCCGGCACCACGGGCACCCTGATGGGCTGCGCCCGCTACTTCCGCGAGCACCGGCGCCCCGTCACGATCGTGGCGGTCGACGCGGTCGGCTCCGTCACCTTCGGCGGCATCCCGGAGCGGCGCATGGTGCCGGGCCTCGGCACCAGCAGCAGGCCCGCGCTCGTGGACGAGTCGTTCATCGACGACGTCGTGCACGTCGCCGAGCCCGACACCATCCGGACCGTGCACGCGCTCGCCGCCCGCGGGTTCCTGTTCGGCGGCTCCACCGGCACCGTCGTGTCCGGCGCGTCCCGCTGGCTGGACGCCAAGTACCCCGGCGAGGACCCGGTCGCCGTGGCGATCGCCCCCGACCTCGGCGAACGCTACCTGGACTCCATCTACGCGGAGGGCTGGGTGCGCGAGCACTTCGGCGACCTGCCCGCCGAACCCGCCGGTATCCTCGGCGACTGATCATCGAGAAAAGACGGAGTTTCCCACCATGACGCAGGTTCCGGCATTCGCCGTGGTCTCCGGTGCCCAGGTCCACGAGGCCGTCGCCGGGCGCGAGGAGCAGGTCACCCGGATGGTCGAGGCGGCCTACCGGCTGCACGGCGAGGGGCTGACCGTCAACCCCGACTCCTACTTCCTGCGGTTCCCGGACCGCCCGTCCGACCGGATCATCGCCCTGCCCGCCTCGGTCAAGGGCGACGTCGGCGTGCACGGCATCAAGTGGATCTCCAGCTTCCCCGGCAACGTCGCGGACGGCATCCCGCGGGCCTCGGCCGTGCTGGTCCTCAACGACGCCGACACCGGCTACCCGTTCGCGTGCCTGGAGAGCTCGATCATCTCCGCGGCCCGCACCGCCGCCTCCGCCGCGCTCGCCGCCGCCACCCTCGCCGACGCCCGCGGCGACCGGCCCCGCCGCGTCGGCTTCATCGGGGTCGGCCTCATCGCCCGCTACCTCCACACCTACCTGGCGGGCAACGGCTTCGCCTTCGACGAGCTGGGCGTCCACGACCTCTCCCGCGAGCACGCCGAGGGGTTCCAGGAGTACCTGGAGCGCTCGGAGAAGGGCGAGATCACGATCCACGACTCGGCGGAGTCGCTGATCCGCGCGTCCGACCTGATCGTCTTCGCGACGGTCGCCGGCGAGCCGCACGTCCACGACCCGGCCTGGTTCGCGCACAACCCGCTCGTGCTGCACGTGTCGCTGCGCGACCTCTCCCCCGAGATCATCCTGTCGTCCTACAACGTCGTGGACGACGTCGAGCACTGCATGAAGGCCAACACGTCCCCGCACCTGGCCGAGCAGAAGGTCGGCAACCGCGACTTCGTCGCCGGCACCCTCTACGACGTCCTCACCGGCACGACGGCCCCGCCCGCCGACAAGCCCGTGGTCTTCTCCCCCTTCGGCCTGGGCGTCTTGGACCTGGCGGTGGCGAAGTACGTCTACGACCAGGTCGAGTCCGCGGGCACCCTGCACACGGTCCCCG
It encodes:
- a CDS encoding amino acid adenylation domain-containing protein, producing the protein MMTARGPAADRLLPTAGLPALDVPAAEAGRARELAARHGMLRDLEVDLGDPVITRVERFAAERDRSAVADGRRTLSYGDLAAEARRLAALLAAEGVEPGTVVGVGGGRRAEVIAAFLAIELVGALYVPADETWPAGRVRDVLGQAGASVLVAVDGPRTAPALLAGAAEAGCRVLDAAAARGLAPWPGEPRLTAPDQPRYVLFTSGSTGRPKGAVVEHQGMLNHLWAKIVDLELTGADAVAFTAPLGFDISIWQMLCPLLVGGRVDVIGDEVGHDPAAFARAVDEQGITVVELVPTMVRHLLDDLAPGSSHSGGTTPRQRSLAGLRWMIATGEELPAELSRRWLEAMPHARLLNAYGPTECSDDVTHHTVTAGDLKLLRLPIGTPVVNARLYVLREDEGAWTACDVGETGELFVGGVVVGRGYLGNDERTREAFYRDPFDPASPTGRLYRTGDAVKLLPAGAGGEDRPTLQYLGRVDRQVKIAGVRMELGEIEAVLQRHPGVRAAAVVVHEYPAR
- the sbnA gene encoding 2,3-diaminopropionate biosynthesis protein SbnA — its product is MPIITSPQEFNVDDLYVDLRAVIKRPLYLKCEGFNFAGSVKLKAAAAMVEAAERDGALTAGSVIVESSSGNLGIALSLIAASRGLRFVCVTDPRCNAASMRVMRALGAEVRVVSDRDANGGYLGGRIAYVRNLCESDERYVWLNQYANRNNWLAHYRGTAPAIDREFPDLEVLFVGAGTTGTLMGCARYFREHRRPVTIVAVDAVGSVTFGGIPERRMVPGLGTSSRPALVDESFIDDVVHVAEPDTIRTVHALAARGFLFGGSTGTVVSGASRWLDAKYPGEDPVAVAIAPDLGERYLDSIYAEGWVREHFGDLPAEPAGILGD
- the sbnB gene encoding 2,3-diaminopropionate biosynthesis protein SbnB; this translates as MTQVPAFAVVSGAQVHEAVAGREEQVTRMVEAAYRLHGEGLTVNPDSYFLRFPDRPSDRIIALPASVKGDVGVHGIKWISSFPGNVADGIPRASAVLVLNDADTGYPFACLESSIISAARTAASAALAAATLADARGDRPRRVGFIGVGLIARYLHTYLAGNGFAFDELGVHDLSREHAEGFQEYLERSEKGEITIHDSAESLIRASDLIVFATVAGEPHVHDPAWFAHNPLVLHVSLRDLSPEIILSSYNVVDDVEHCMKANTSPHLAEQKVGNRDFVAGTLYDVLTGTTAPPADKPVVFSPFGLGVLDLAVAKYVYDQVESAGTLHTVPDFFHELKRYG